DNA from bacterium:
TTGTCACCGGGGGCCCGATCCTCTGGCTAAGTAGTTCAGAATCATCTCGTTTGCGATTTCTCGAGCGCTGTGCTTAATTGGACGGGCTGCCGGTCTCCCGCCGCCCGGGACGGGGGCGGGGGCGCCGTCCAGGCATCCCCAACGAGGAAGGCCCCATGAACGCGCGCCTGCGTCGCAATCGGATCGTCTCCGCGCTGGGTTCGCTCCAGCTCATGATCGCCCTCACGCTCCTGTTCGCGATCGCGAGCGGCGTCGCCACCTTCATCGAGTCCGCCTCCGGCACGCCGGCCGCGCGGGCCCTCGTCTACGACGCCTTCTGGTTCGAGCTGACGATCGGACTCCTCATCGTCAACCTGATCGCGCTGCTCCTGCTGCGGGCGCCCTACAAGCCCAGCCAGTACGGCTTCTTCCTCGTGCACCTGTCGGTCATCGTCATCCTCGTCAGCGCGGGCATCACCCGCTACTTCGGCTACGAGGGGATGATGCACATCCGCGAGGGGCAGTCCAGCAGCAGCATCCAGTCCAGCCGCGACTACATCCAACTCGGCCGGGACGGCGCCAGCGCGGGTTTCCCCGTCCTGCTCTGGAAGGCCGGAGCGAGCCGGACCAGCGGCAAGCTCGCGCTGGGCGGCGAGCACTACCGGGTGCGGGTGGCCGAGTACTGGCCGCGCTTCGCCGAGGAGCTGGTGCCCGCCGACAGCGGACCGGCCGCCCTCGGCCTCGCCGTCGCCGGCGAGCGCGGCATGGAGCGCCAGCAGTTGCGTCCCGGCGAGAGCCTGCGCGCGGGCGACACCCAGCTCGTCTTCCACGAGGGGCCCCTGCCCCCGGCGGGCGAAGCGGCGCCCCTCGGCGCGATCCGCGCGCGCCTGGGCGACCGGAGCGCGAGCCTGCCCGTGAGCCGCGATCCCGCGCAGAGCGCAACGATCGCCGGCCACCGCCTGCGCATCAGCGAGTTCCACCCCGACTACGCGCGGCGCAACGAGCGGCCCGAGCCCGAGGCGCTCACGAACCCGATGGTGCGCGTCGCGATCACGGGGCCCGACGGCACTCAGGGCGAGCGCGTGCTCTTCGCGTTCTTCCCCGACTTCGGCATGAACCACGCCGGGGGGGAGGCGGCCTTCGCGGAGCTCGCGCTGAGCTACGAGTACGGGCGCAGCGTCGACCTTGCCGTCGAGGGTGGCGCCCTGCGCGCGCGCGCCAGCTTCCCGCTCGAGGTCGTCGACATGGCGAGCGGCGCCGCCGATCACGTCCTGCCGGCGGGCGAGGCCTTCACGCCGAGCCTGATGACCCTGCACCGTGCGGGCAGCTTCTCCCTCGTGGCCACGCTCTTTCTGCCGCACGCCCGTCTGGCGCCGGTGCTCAGCGACGACGAGCACGCGCCCGCCGC
Protein-coding regions in this window:
- a CDS encoding cytochrome c biogenesis protein ResB encodes the protein MNARLRRNRIVSALGSLQLMIALTLLFAIASGVATFIESASGTPAARALVYDAFWFELTIGLLIVNLIALLLLRAPYKPSQYGFFLVHLSVIVILVSAGITRYFGYEGMMHIREGQSSSSIQSSRDYIQLGRDGASAGFPVLLWKAGASRTSGKLALGGEHYRVRVAEYWPRFAEELVPADSGPAALGLAVAGERGMERQQLRPGESLRAGDTQLVFHEGPLPPAGEAAPLGAIRARLGDRSASLPVSRDPAQSATIAGHRLRISEFHPDYARRNERPEPEALTNPMVRVAITGPDGTQGERVLFAFFPDFGMNHAGGEAAFAELALSYEYGRSVDLAVEGGALRARASFPLEVVDMASGAADHVLPAGEAFTPSLMTLHRAGSFSLVATLFLPHARLAPVLSDDEHAPAAARLVVEGPGGVSGEVVAIRGETARLALGGQDLRLDFGPKLIAVPYRLELDDFLLVTYPGSSNPASYESHVKLFDEAAGIDGRPVRIYMNHPLTYRGYKHFQSSYDQDQRGTVLSVNHDPGKWPTYIGYMLIGLGFLLILGKGLLARLDADRHLPRKEEA